The Geothrix sp. DNA segment GCTTCACCTCCCGGTCCAGGCCGAGGCTGCCGCCATAGCGCTTGAAGTCCCCTCCCTCAGGTACGACCTGGGGATCCGCCGCCGTGCCGTAGGTGCCCTCGGGCCGCTTCCCCCACCCGTGGAAACCGCGGATCTGGAAGCCCCGGAACAGCCAGGAACCCTGCAGGGTGCCCACCTTCGTGAGCCCCGAGGGCGGCAGGGCGTAGCCCGGTGTGCGGTACTTGGTCTCTCCCTCGCTGTAGTCGTCGTAGAGGAAGTCGCCGCGGCCCTCCAGCCGGAAGCCCAGGCCCAGGTCGTGGCCCAGCTCCACGCCCGCCATGCCGAAGCGCCGGCCCACGCCATCCTTGTTGGCCAGCTTCCCGTCGATCACAGGCCGGTCCGTGCCCTTCAACAACAGGCCCATGGCATTGGCGCTGACATCGAAGCCGCCGAGGCCGCGGGGGATGGCGAGGTTGATCGTGTCGAAGACCCCCGCCACGAGGGCGTTCAGCTGCACGCCCTTGCCGAAGGCGTTGTAGTCGAAATACACGAACCCGCCCAGGGGCATCACCGGGGGCGTCATGCCCGGATCCACCAGCACCAGCCCCGCCAGGGCCCGGCCGCTGCTCTTGGCCTTCTCGTCGATCTTCCGGGTGCCGTCCTCCTGGCGCGTGAAGTAGCGGGCGCCCTCCGGCGTAACCTTGAGCATGGTGTCATTCGAGGTGCGCGCGGCGTCCCGCTCGGCCAGGAAGTGGTCACTGTTCAGGGCGAAGTCGCGGTAGGTGAAGCGCCGCTGCACCTGCACCACGCCATCGGTGCTCACCCAGCGCTCGTAGGTCTTCACGGCCACGGGGCGCCAGACCCCGGGGGCCACGGTGCCGTAGGTGAGGATCTCGCGCTCGCTCTTCACCGTGCCCGGCAGGTCGTTCCGCTCGCGCCGTTCCACGAGGATCTTCCCGGTGGCCTCCTCCACCTCCAGCTCCCCCGCGTAGGCCAGGGGATCCGGACTCACCGGCTCGAAGCGCAGCAGGCGCCGGCCGGGGCCCGCGGGCCCGCCGTCCCGGTAGCGGTACCGCTCCGCCAGGCTGAGGGCCACGGGCAGGGACACGGACTGGCGGCTTTCGATGAGGGGCAGCTGCACCTCGCCCGTGAGGTTGGCCCTCACCCCGTTCAGCCGCACCTCCTTCTGCAGCAGCTCGGGCCAGTCCCCGGCCTGCTCGAAGTAGCCGAAGGTGAAGCCGATGTCCCCGCCGGGGCCCCGCGAGCCCTGGATGTGCAGGTCCAGGTCCGCCTTGGCCTGGAGGGTGCGGACGGCTGCCCGTGAGCGCAGGTGCGCGACGCGGACCTGCGCCAGCAGGGCGCCCACGTCGTAGGCGTCCGCCGCAGTCACCGCCACCTCGTGGCGCTCCTTCGGCAGGGGCACCGCGGTCCAGCTGCCATCCGCGAAGGTCCAGCGCTTGGCCTCCCCAGCCCGGTTGCGCAGGGTGAGGTCGCCCACCCCGCCCTCGACCTCCACGAACCCCTGGGGGATGAGCGCGGCGAGCTGCGCGGAGGAGCCTCCGGCCGGCACCACCAGCCGGCCCCCGTCACCCATCAGCGTCGCGGCCTGGGCGCCGGGGTCCTTCGGCAGCCAGAGGGTCCAGGCACGGCCGGGGAAGGTCTCCTGGGCCTGGGCCAGCTGGGTGCGCCAGAGCGTGGAATCGACGTTCAGGTCCGAAGGCAGCAGGGCCCCGCCATCCACCGCGCCCCAGGCCGTCTCGTCGAGGACGGGTACCGCTTTGGGATCGAAGGCCACGTAGAGCCGCTGGCCCGGAGCCTGGGCCTTGAGGGCCTGGGCGGCCGCCAGCAGGAGTGGGATGCGCGCCTCCCCCAGGGGCAGGCGGAGCCGCACGGCCGGGGCCTCCCGGAGCGCCGCCACCAGGGGGAGCCAGCGCTGCCGGGCGGCCTCCACCTGGGTGGCGTCCCGGTTGTCCCGAGGCAGCAGGGCGGTGGAGTCGGCCGTGGTCAGGTCCAGATCCACTGGTGGCGCCTCACCCACCCGCAGGGGGGCCGCCGGGGGTGCCTGGGCGACCAGCGACAGCGTGAGCGTGGGAATCAGGGCGAAGGAAGGGCGCGGCACGATGCCTCCGGATTAGGAGCGTGTCCAAGTAATGGGTGGGGGCTGCACTGGGGCGTCAGCCGAGCGAGGCGAGGAAGGTGACGAAGGCCCTCTCGGTATCGGCTTTGCCGATACGCGAGACATGCTGAAATCTGGTGGTTCCAAGGACGAGGAGCCTGACGCTGCATCCCGAGAGCTGCCACCCCAGCCCGAAGGGTTGATGGCAAAGGGCTCCCATGCTGCGTCACCGGGCTTGAACGGTGAACCCGCACCGCCCTGCGCCCACTTCCTTGCCTGGAAGCCCTTTGCCGTCAATGCAGCCCCTATCGATTACTTCGACACGCTCCAAGGAAGGCTACCGCGGCGACCCCGTTCCGGGTTATCCGGTATCCTCGAAGGTCTATGCGATTCACGGTCCGACTCACTCATGCCAACGGGGAAGTGCTGGTGCGCGAGTTCGAGGCGGACAGCGCCGAGAGCCTCCGGGCCCGCGTCCTCGCCGAAGGTGGCTTCCCCCTCGCGATCACCCGGACGGACACGGCCTTCCGCAGCCGGAACCAGCTCAAGACCGAGTCCCTCGTGCTCTTCAACCAGGAGCTGCTGGCCCTGCTGAGGGCGGGCATCCCCCTCCTGCAGTCATTGGAGCTGCTGGTCGGCCATGGCAAGGATGTCCAGCTGCGCCGCAGCCTCACCCAGGTGGTGGAGCTGGTGCGGGAGGGCATGTCCTTCTCCGACGCCCTGGAGCAGGCGGGTTCCTTCCCGCCCATCTACCGCAGCAACGTGGTCGCGGGCGAGCGCAGCGGCACCCTGCCGGAGGTGCTGGCCCGCTGGCTGTCCTTCCAGAAGTTCGCGCAGACCAGCCGCCGCCGCATCATCGAGGCCCTCTTCTATCCGACCTTCCTGGTGCTGGTCCTGATCCTGGCCCTGGGCGTGATCTTCAACGTGGTGCTGCCCCGCTTCGCCGAGTTCTACGCCGGCGGCGACATCGAGATGCCCTTCTTCACCCGGATCCTGCTGGGCGCCGGCAAGTTCGTCAGCTCCACCCTCTGGTTGCAGGGCCTCATCCTCATCGGCCTGGTCGTCCTCGGCCGCTGGATGGTGGCCTCCGAGGCCGGACGCAAGCTGGCCGAGCGGCTGCTGCTGATGCTCCCCAAGGTGGGCACCCTGTACCGCATGTACCATTCCAGCGTCTTCTGCCGGACCCTGGGCGTGCTGCTGTCCGGCGGCCTGCCCGTCGTGCAGGCCCTGGAGGTGGTGCAGCGCACCAGCCCCAGCGAGCGCATGAAGGCCGGGCTGCTCCTGATCACGGACAAGGTCCGGGCCGGCAGCAGCCTCCACCTGTCCCTGGAGCAGGCCAAGGTCCTGGATCCCCTGGCCGTGGAGATGATCCGCGTGGGCGAGCAGAGCAGCGCCCTGCCCGAGATGCTCGACCACGTGGCGAACTTCTTCGATTCCGAAGTGGAGAAGGCCACCACCGCCGTCACCAGCCTCATCGGCCCCGTGCTCATCCTCTTCATGGGCGTCGTCGTCCTGGGCCTCCTCCTCGCCATCTACGTGCCTCTGTTCAACGCCAGCAGCATGGTTCGCTGAATGTCCTCCGGGGGTTCCACGCTCCGCCACGCTGGGCGAACACCCCCGGTCCCCCGCGCGGATCCTCGGCAAAGCCGGGGATCCGCTTTCTCATCCTAGCGATACCGCTTCTTCATCCACTTCTGCGGATCCTGCGGCTGGGCCTGGTGGCGGATCTCGAAGCCCAGGCGCGGGCCGTCCACCGTGTCGCCCACGGCGCCCACGGATTCACCGGCCTTGAGCACCTGGCCCTTGGTGACGCCCAGGCCCACCAGGTGGGTGTAGAGCGTGAACCAGCCGCCGCCGTGGTCGAGGATCACCATGGGGCCGTAGCTCTGGTAGTAGTCCGCGAAGGCCACCTTGCCATCGGCCACGGCCGCCACGTTGGTGCCGCCGGGGGCGCTGATGAGCAGGCCGCTCTGCATGGTCTTGGTCTTGAAGCGCGGGTGCAGGTGCTCCCCGAAGCCCAGGGCCAGCGTACCTTCCACGGGCTGGGGCAGCTCGCCGCGCAGGTTGGCGAAGGCCACGGCGGGCTCGAAGGCCTCGCCCTTGGGCTTGCTGAGCAGGCCCGCCAGCAGCCGCTCCAGCTGGACGGCCTCCTCCGCCAGCTCCGCCTGGGCCTGTTTCTGCGCCACCTCGTCCTTCTGCAGGCCATCGAGGAAGCTGTTGAGCTTCTCCTCCTGGAGCCGCAGGGCGGCCTGGAGCTGGGCGGCCTCCCGTTCCTCGGTGGCCAGGCGCCCCAGGACCTCCTTCAGGGCCTTCTCCTTGGAGGCCAAGTCCCCCTGCAGCCGCTGGATCTGGCCCAGCTGCTTCCGCTCCTGCAGGCGCGCCCAGGCCAGCATGCGGCCCCGCACCAGCCAGGCCTCCAGATCCTTGAAGGTGACGTAGAGCGCGACGTCACCCCAGGGGCCCAGGGCCTGCATCCAGCGCACCTGCTTGCGGAGGCTCCCCTGGAGCCGCTGGACCTCGCCCTGGATCCGCGTCCGCTCGCGGCCGATGACCTGCACCTCGTTCTGGGCCTGGTCCCGGCGCAGGCGGGCCCCTTCCACCTGGGCCTTGGCCCGGTCCCGCTGCAGCGAGATGCCCTGGATCTCCACCAGCACGCCCTTGCGGCGCTTCTTCAGCGAGGCCAGCTGCTGGTCCACCTGGCCCAGCCGGCCCTGGATCGCCGCCAGCTTCTGCCGCAGCTCTGCGGGATCCTGGGCGCCCTGCGCCGCGAGGATCGCGGGGAGGAGAACGGCGATCAGCGGGCGCACGATGCTATTTCTTTCCACCCGCTGGAAGCAGCATGGCCAGGGCGCCCAGCACCAGCGGCCCGCCGATGGACAGGGGCAGGGCCAGCGGCGAGAAGGGATCCGAAGGCAGCTGGGCCATGGGCAGCAGGCGGACGATGACCTCCAGCACCTTCACCTGGCCGGCGCTCCAGCCCAGGTCCTGGCCGAAATCGAGGAAGAAGCTGAGGCGCGGCCCCAGCTCCCGGAGCAGCAGCGTGAAGAGCAGGGCCAGTCCCGCGCTGGACTTCAGCAGGCGTGAGAGCAGCACGGCCCACAGCAGCATCTGGAGGCCCAGCAGAAGCCCATGCAGATCCGCACGGAGCAGTTCCGGCGGCCACGCCTCACCGATGAGCCGCCAGCTCAGGGCCCACACGGGGATCAGCGCCACCTGGGAAAGAAAGAGGCCATGGGCAAAGCCCAGTCCCGTGCCCACGAAGAAGCCCTTGAAGCGCTCGCCGCGGGCAGCCGCGGCCGTCCACTGACTCACGGGGCCGAAGGCCCCCAGCAGCACCACCAGGGACACCACCCAGTACATCACGCCCTGCAGGTTGCCCACCGCGTAGGAGCGCAGCGAGTCGGCGCCCAGGGGAATGGCCGTGCCGAAGAGCAGGATCTGCGAGCCCCCATCTCCCTGCTGGCCCCGCACCGCCATGACCACCAGCCCCGTGGCGAACAGGCAGGCCAGCACCCAGCCGATGCGCAGCTTCGAACTTCCGAACCGATCCATGAAGGCTCCACAGGATCCTTCGAGTGTAGGGCAGGACGCGCTCAGCGTGCCGCCAACACCCGCGCCAGGTGGGCCTTCACCTCGGCCAAGCGCTCGGGCAGCACGGCCACGAACACGGTATCGTCCCCGGCGAGGGTGCCCATCAGGCCCGGCACGGGGTCGCCGTCGAGGCTGAGGCCCAGGGCCTGGGCGAAGCCGGGGGCCGTGCGCAGCACCAGCAGGTTGGGCGGCGCCTCGGTGATGCTCACGTCGGGAAGGACCTGGCTGCCCGGCTCCACACGGCGATAGCGGCCCTGGACCTTCTGCACGCCCAGCCGCTTCAGCCGCCGGGACAGGGTGGACTGCGTCAGCTCGTGGCCCTGGCCTTTCAACCGGGCCTGAAGGTCCCCCTGGTCGGTGATGGGGGCACCGTCCAGCAGCTGGAGGATGAGGGAATCCAAGTCCATGCATGGATGATGCATGAAATTGCATATCTCAACAAGACAAGATTTTTCAAAAGCACACCAAATTCACACAAATTTCTGCTTGAACCCCTTTTTCAAGCGCGCATAATATGCAATCTGCCGCTTGGTTATGCACCCTCCATGCGCGCATATGCACAGGATGCCTGCATGACCGCGACCCTTCCCATCCCCGCCCTGCTCCCCACTTACGCCCCCTATCCCTTCCCGCTCGTGCGAGGAGAGGGCGACCGGGTCTTCGACGACCAGGGCCGGGGCTGGTGGGACTTCTACGGTGGCCACTGTGTGTGCGCCACGGGCCACAGCCACCCCAAGGTGGTGAAGGCCGTGGCCAACCAGGCCGCCTCACTGCTCTTTTACTCCGCCGCCGCCGCCCTTCCCGTGCGGGATCAGGCCGCGACCCAGATCA contains these protein-coding regions:
- a CDS encoding type II secretion system F family protein; protein product: MRFTVRLTHANGEVLVREFEADSAESLRARVLAEGGFPLAITRTDTAFRSRNQLKTESLVLFNQELLALLRAGIPLLQSLELLVGHGKDVQLRRSLTQVVELVREGMSFSDALEQAGSFPPIYRSNVVAGERSGTLPEVLARWLSFQKFAQTSRRRIIEALFYPTFLVLVLILALGVIFNVVLPRFAEFYAGGDIEMPFFTRILLGAGKFVSSTLWLQGLILIGLVVLGRWMVASEAGRKLAERLLLMLPKVGTLYRMYHSSVFCRTLGVLLSGGLPVVQALEVVQRTSPSERMKAGLLLITDKVRAGSSLHLSLEQAKVLDPLAVEMIRVGEQSSALPEMLDHVANFFDSEVEKATTAVTSLIGPVLILFMGVVVLGLLLAIYVPLFNASSMVR
- a CDS encoding murein hydrolase activator EnvC family protein, which produces MRPLIAVLLPAILAAQGAQDPAELRQKLAAIQGRLGQVDQQLASLKKRRKGVLVEIQGISLQRDRAKAQVEGARLRRDQAQNEVQVIGRERTRIQGEVQRLQGSLRKQVRWMQALGPWGDVALYVTFKDLEAWLVRGRMLAWARLQERKQLGQIQRLQGDLASKEKALKEVLGRLATEEREAAQLQAALRLQEEKLNSFLDGLQKDEVAQKQAQAELAEEAVQLERLLAGLLSKPKGEAFEPAVAFANLRGELPQPVEGTLALGFGEHLHPRFKTKTMQSGLLISAPGGTNVAAVADGKVAFADYYQSYGPMVILDHGGGWFTLYTHLVGLGVTKGQVLKAGESVGAVGDTVDGPRLGFEIRHQAQPQDPQKWMKKRYR